The genome window tattagtaaccactgcgttggagcaattgcggttaagtgtcttgcccatgacacatacgcccacaatggtatcgGCGACGAGCCTCGAACTAAAAACCAATGGTTAGGGCAGGCGCGCTCACCAACTGTGCCACGACGCCGGACATCATCAGCACAATATTTGTGTTCAggaagtttaataatttaaactgtcCACTTTAGAAAACTGCTACCAACTGTACGATTTGGGCTTCAGAAAAAATGACCTGTACAATATTTACTTGAACGGAAGCACTAAGTTGGAAGTTTATTGTGACTTGGAAAATCGCGATGGCGGGTGGACggttaaaactttattaaattcaCCAAACATCTTCGTTTATCGCATTGAATTGTCATGTTTAGGTGATTCAGCGCAATATGGATAATCGAACAGATTTTGATCGAGTGTGGATAGATTATAAAACTGGATTTGGAAACAAGCTTGCCAGCTTTTGGATTGGTAACTTATTCTTAACATGTTTAACTTCTTATCCACCCCACCTCACACATAACACAGGGTTGGAAAATATACGAGAAATGACAAAGAATGGAGACAACGAACTTCGGATAGAGATGACAACTTGCGACTATACCAAAATCGTGGCCGATTACTCGTGagaaaacattt of Ciona intestinalis unplaced genomic scaffold, KH HT000936.1, whole genome shotgun sequence contains these proteins:
- the LOC113475560 gene encoding ficolin-2-like, producing the protein MDNRTDFDRVWIDYKTGFGNKLASFWIGLENIREMTKNGDNELRIEMTTCDYTKIVADYSTFMVGPESDRYRLNITGYQHQQGVGCDYRNSSARWPCGKNGISEQDCVEKTA